Proteins encoded by one window of Chrysemys picta bellii isolate R12L10 chromosome 10, ASM1138683v2, whole genome shotgun sequence:
- the LOC101932404 gene encoding zinc finger protein 501-like isoform X2: MLSGTCAGDGIVSENGKENLHQDSHEPMEPHGTLPGASQRNISQSPEQDKVCEGQHRSERHQRTPPGKRLGQSTACEIGFRKLPDIIQLGNPKMGKPIICDDCGKSFRLRSNLRQHQRIHTGEKPFGCAECGESFRQRSHLIQHKTKHTGERPYECTECGKSFSMSSKLIRHQIIHTGEKPYKCGECGKSFIGNSQLILHQRVHTGERPYKCGDCGKSFSVSSALTQHQRTHTGEKPYECAECGESFRQRSHLIQHQRIHTGERPYECSKCGKSFSVSSALIQHQRFHTGERPYECAECGKSFTVSSHLIQHRRVHTGEKPYECADCGKGFLWRSALLRHQRIHTGQKPYECTECGESFRQSAHLIQHQRIHTGERPYECANCGKGFTVSSALIRHQRIHMGGKP; encoded by the exons ATGCTGAGTGGCACCTGTGCAG GTGATGGGATTGTGAGTGAGAATGGGAAGGAGAATCTGCACCAGGACAGTCATGAGCCAATGGAACCACATGGCACATTACCAGGAGCATCCCAAAGGAATATTTCCCAGAGTCCTGAGCAGGATAAAGTCTGTGAGGGTCAGCACAGATCAGAAAGGCATCAAAGAACTCCTCCAGGGAAGAGACTAGGTCAATCAACTGCATGTGAAATAGGTTTTAGGAAACTACCAGACATTATCCAGCTGGGAAATCCCAAGATGGGGAAACCAATAATATGTgatgactgtgggaaaagcttccggCTGAGATCAAACCTCAGACAGCATCAAAGGATTCACACTGGAGAGAAACCCTTTGGATGTGCCGAGTGTGGGGAAAGTTTCCGGCAGCGCTCACATCTTATTCAGCATAAGACAAAGCACACgggggagagaccctatgaatgtaccgagtgtgggaaaagcttcagtatgAGCTCAAAACTCATTCGGCATCAgataatccacacaggagaaaaaccCTATAAATGTGGTGAGTGTGGCAAGAGCTTCATTGGGAACTCACAGCTTATCCTGCACCAGAGAGTCCACACGGGTGAGAGACCCTACAAATGTGGTgactgtgggaagagcttcagtGTGAGCTCAGCTCTTACTCAACATCAGAGAACGCACACTGGAGAGAAACCTTATGAATGTGCCGAGTGTGGGGAAAGCTTCCGGCAGCGCTCACACCTTATTcagcatcagagaatccatacgGGTGAGAGACCCTATGAGTGTTCCAAGTGTGGAAAGAGCTTCAGTGTGAGCTCTGCCCTCATTCAGCATCAGAGATTCCACACAGGGGAAAGACCTTATGAATgtgctgagtgtgggaaaagcttcacagTGAGCTCACACCTGATTCAGCACCGGAGAGTCCACACAGGGGAAAAGCCCTACGAATGTGCTGACTGTGGGAAAGGCTTCCTTTGGAGATCAGCCCTTCTtcgacatcagagaatccacacaggacaGAAACCCTATGAGTGTACCGAGTGTGGGGAAAGCTTCCGACAGAGCGCACACCTTATtcagcatcagagaatccacactggggagagaccctatgaatgtgCCAACTGTGGAAAGGGCTTCACTGTGAGCTCTGCCCTCATtcgacatcagagaatccacatgggAGGGAAACCCTAA
- the LOC101932404 gene encoding zinc finger protein 501-like isoform X1, with product MLSGTCADSHFILTGDGIVSENGKENLHQDSHEPMEPHGTLPGASQRNISQSPEQDKVCEGQHRSERHQRTPPGKRLGQSTACEIGFRKLPDIIQLGNPKMGKPIICDDCGKSFRLRSNLRQHQRIHTGEKPFGCAECGESFRQRSHLIQHKTKHTGERPYECTECGKSFSMSSKLIRHQIIHTGEKPYKCGECGKSFIGNSQLILHQRVHTGERPYKCGDCGKSFSVSSALTQHQRTHTGEKPYECAECGESFRQRSHLIQHQRIHTGERPYECSKCGKSFSVSSALIQHQRFHTGERPYECAECGKSFTVSSHLIQHRRVHTGEKPYECADCGKGFLWRSALLRHQRIHTGQKPYECTECGESFRQSAHLIQHQRIHTGERPYECANCGKGFTVSSALIRHQRIHMGGKP from the exons ATGCTGAGTGGCACCTGTGCAG ATTCTCATTTTATTCTAACAGGTGATGGGATTGTGAGTGAGAATGGGAAGGAGAATCTGCACCAGGACAGTCATGAGCCAATGGAACCACATGGCACATTACCAGGAGCATCCCAAAGGAATATTTCCCAGAGTCCTGAGCAGGATAAAGTCTGTGAGGGTCAGCACAGATCAGAAAGGCATCAAAGAACTCCTCCAGGGAAGAGACTAGGTCAATCAACTGCATGTGAAATAGGTTTTAGGAAACTACCAGACATTATCCAGCTGGGAAATCCCAAGATGGGGAAACCAATAATATGTgatgactgtgggaaaagcttccggCTGAGATCAAACCTCAGACAGCATCAAAGGATTCACACTGGAGAGAAACCCTTTGGATGTGCCGAGTGTGGGGAAAGTTTCCGGCAGCGCTCACATCTTATTCAGCATAAGACAAAGCACACgggggagagaccctatgaatgtaccgagtgtgggaaaagcttcagtatgAGCTCAAAACTCATTCGGCATCAgataatccacacaggagaaaaaccCTATAAATGTGGTGAGTGTGGCAAGAGCTTCATTGGGAACTCACAGCTTATCCTGCACCAGAGAGTCCACACGGGTGAGAGACCCTACAAATGTGGTgactgtgggaagagcttcagtGTGAGCTCAGCTCTTACTCAACATCAGAGAACGCACACTGGAGAGAAACCTTATGAATGTGCCGAGTGTGGGGAAAGCTTCCGGCAGCGCTCACACCTTATTcagcatcagagaatccatacgGGTGAGAGACCCTATGAGTGTTCCAAGTGTGGAAAGAGCTTCAGTGTGAGCTCTGCCCTCATTCAGCATCAGAGATTCCACACAGGGGAAAGACCTTATGAATgtgctgagtgtgggaaaagcttcacagTGAGCTCACACCTGATTCAGCACCGGAGAGTCCACACAGGGGAAAAGCCCTACGAATGTGCTGACTGTGGGAAAGGCTTCCTTTGGAGATCAGCCCTTCTtcgacatcagagaatccacacaggacaGAAACCCTATGAGTGTACCGAGTGTGGGGAAAGCTTCCGACAGAGCGCACACCTTATtcagcatcagagaatccacactggggagagaccctatgaatgtgCCAACTGTGGAAAGGGCTTCACTGTGAGCTCTGCCCTCATtcgacatcagagaatccacatgggAGGGAAACCCTAA